Proteins encoded by one window of bacterium:
- a CDS encoding alpha/beta hydrolase, with the protein MPKVLVNQLAIHYQQHGKGPDVVLIHGITGNLSIWFMNILPALAKKYRVTAYDLRGHGYSDRPASGYTSDEMIEELKGLLDHLKITRALLIGHSFGGAIALHFAAAYPQQTAGLVILDAGIPALLHLRRLDDWQGWELYRDDLERVGIHTEEELVDVENVVRKSFYVPIQHGLRIGGTRQSDRLVHLIEDTSVLKEFRSVKSLTEEKISQISCPAFCIYGSFSPYRAIGERLKEIMPDCEFATISDQGHFYPMQSPHVLLELLDKFFPRVDFK; encoded by the coding sequence ATGCCGAAAGTTTTGGTAAATCAATTAGCTATCCATTATCAGCAGCATGGAAAAGGTCCTGACGTTGTTTTGATTCACGGGATTACCGGGAACCTGTCCATCTGGTTTATGAATATTTTACCCGCCCTGGCCAAAAAATACCGGGTCACCGCCTACGACTTGCGGGGACACGGATACAGCGACCGGCCAGCGTCCGGATATACCTCGGATGAAATGATTGAAGAGTTGAAAGGCCTTTTGGACCATCTGAAAATTACCCGCGCCCTGCTCATCGGCCATAGCTTCGGTGGGGCGATCGCTCTCCATTTTGCGGCTGCCTATCCTCAGCAAACGGCTGGTTTGGTGATCCTGGATGCAGGTATCCCCGCCTTGCTGCACCTTCGGCGGCTCGATGACTGGCAGGGATGGGAGCTCTACCGGGACGATCTGGAGCGGGTGGGAATCCACACCGAGGAAGAACTGGTGGATGTGGAAAATGTTGTGCGAAAAAGTTTTTATGTACCTATCCAGCATGGCCTTCGCATCGGGGGCACCAGGCAATCGGACCGCCTTGTGCATCTGATCGAAGATACTTCGGTCTTGAAGGAGTTTCGGTCGGTAAAAAGCTTGACCGAGGAGAAAATCTCTCAAATTTCCTGTCCTGCCTTTTGCATCTATGGTTCTTTTTCTCCTTACCGCGCTATTGGAGAGCGACTCAAAGAAATTATGCCGGATTGTGAATTCGCGACGATTTCTGACCAGGGGCATTTCTATCCAATGCAATCACCTCATGTTCTCCTGGAACTGCTCGATAAATTCTTTCCCAGAGTGGACTTCAAGTAA
- a CDS encoding alkaline phosphatase family protein: MSCLDRQTVLIGLDGASFTVLDHLMEDGTMPFLKKLLSLGCRGELTSVIPPLTPPAWISLITGVRPGTHGVFNFLQFESPKSRYIKWLSFRNIQRETIWSIVNRHGMRAGSLNFIGMNPPPSISGYIIPGWVSWRWLRKNSYPEDLFDRLRNLPGLDTREMALNFREEEKSVKGCQKEEYEDWISLHIRRERQWFEVMRYLMKNDPCHLTAAVFDGLDRIQHVCWRFLDPAYALGKLLPWEEKVRRLCLQYFRNLDEFLQEIVDLAGPQANIFLASDHGFGPTREILYLNQWLCEQGYLKWKGNTRPSEDDMESLGVESPYRSLLHLDWKKTKAYAATASSNGIIIQVAGKRGEEGIPPAEYLSFREELMEKLRTNCLDPRTGEPLIKEIWTREEAFAGDYIDCAPDLTLTLRDSGFISIYPSDVCCRPRSQIMGTHRPEGIFAAVGPAIRKGVVMPPASIVHMTPTLLYTLGVPIPADMEGQVMTQIFDPAYLQAHPVETGAPTLPPERGQDIPAQIEDTEGQEQIMLRLKSLGYV, encoded by the coding sequence ATGAGCTGTCTTGACAGGCAAACGGTTTTAATCGGACTTGACGGGGCATCTTTTACCGTGCTGGATCATCTCATGGAAGACGGAACTATGCCCTTTTTAAAGAAATTGCTTTCTTTGGGATGCCGGGGAGAATTGACTTCCGTTATTCCTCCCCTGACCCCGCCGGCCTGGATATCTCTGATAACCGGAGTCCGGCCCGGAACGCACGGCGTGTTTAACTTCCTGCAATTCGAATCGCCCAAAAGCCGGTATATCAAATGGCTTTCCTTCCGCAATATCCAGCGGGAAACCATCTGGTCGATCGTGAACCGGCATGGGATGCGGGCCGGAAGTCTGAATTTCATCGGCATGAATCCCCCTCCGTCGATTTCCGGCTATATCATTCCGGGCTGGGTCAGTTGGCGATGGCTGAGGAAGAACAGTTATCCGGAAGACCTCTTCGACCGTCTGCGGAATCTTCCCGGGCTCGATACCAGGGAGATGGCCCTGAACTTCCGGGAAGAAGAAAAGTCAGTCAAGGGGTGTCAAAAGGAAGAGTATGAAGACTGGATTTCACTGCATATTCGCCGGGAGCGGCAGTGGTTTGAGGTGATGCGATATTTAATGAAGAATGACCCCTGCCACCTGACAGCCGCAGTTTTTGACGGCCTGGATCGTATCCAGCATGTTTGCTGGCGGTTTTTAGATCCGGCTTATGCCCTTGGTAAGCTCTTACCCTGGGAGGAAAAAGTGCGGCGGCTGTGCCTGCAATATTTTCGGAACCTGGACGAGTTCCTTCAGGAAATCGTTGATCTGGCTGGTCCGCAGGCAAACATTTTCCTTGCCTCCGACCATGGTTTTGGGCCGACCAGAGAAATCCTCTATCTCAATCAATGGCTCTGCGAGCAGGGATATCTCAAGTGGAAGGGCAATACCAGGCCCTCCGAAGACGACATGGAAAGCCTGGGGGTGGAATCCCCCTACCGGAGCCTTCTCCATCTTGACTGGAAGAAGACCAAGGCATATGCCGCAACAGCCAGCAGCAACGGGATCATTATTCAGGTGGCTGGAAAGCGTGGAGAGGAGGGGATTCCGCCTGCTGAATACCTCTCTTTCCGGGAGGAGCTGATGGAAAAGCTGCGCACCAACTGCCTCGATCCGCGAACCGGCGAGCCCCTGATCAAAGAAATCTGGACCAGGGAGGAGGCATTTGCCGGAGATTATATCGACTGTGCCCCGGATTTGACTCTGACCTTGCGGGACAGCGGATTTATCTCCATTTATCCTTCCGATGTCTGCTGCCGGCCCCGTTCCCAAATCATGGGCACCCACCGGCCTGAAGGGATTTTCGCAGCCGTTGGTCCGGCCATCCGCAAAGGCGTGGTTATGCCTCCTGCATCTATTGTTCATATGACCCCGACATTGCTCTATACCCTGGGAGTCCCGATACCGGCAGACATGGAAGGACAGGTAATGACCCAGATTTTCGACCCGGCGTATTTACAGGCCCATCCGGTAGAAACTGGCGCTCCTACTCTGCCTCCGGAACGAGGCCAGGATATTCCTGCTCAGATTGAAGATACAGAAGGTCAGGAGCAGATCATGCTTCGGCTGAAAAGCCTGGGGTATGTTTAA
- a CDS encoding phosphopantetheine-binding protein produces MDERNQENIFKSVSKIISSLKDEWEYSGEITPDTSLFTDLDFESIDAVVLGSMIEEHFNRPFPFAEYLAGIGEREVRDIKVRDLVSFIHQNLENEHELS; encoded by the coding sequence ATGGATGAGAGAAATCAGGAAAACATTTTTAAGTCAGTATCGAAAATCATCAGCAGTCTGAAAGACGAATGGGAGTATTCCGGTGAGATCACGCCGGATACCTCGCTCTTTACCGACTTGGATTTTGAATCGATCGATGCCGTGGTTCTGGGATCAATGATTGAGGAGCATTTCAACCGTCCCTTCCCCTTCGCGGAATACCTGGCGGGCATCGGAGAGCGGGAAGTCCGGGATATCAAGGTCAGAGACCTGGTCAGTTTTATTCACCAAAATCTGGAGAATGAGCATGAGCTGTCTTGA